Proteins encoded in a region of the Butyricicoccus intestinisimiae genome:
- a CDS encoding ABC transporter permease produces MTKTKKKSNGNSFLGTLAALIILCVVLTIVSDKFLTYNNLMSVLKQTTFTALLSTGMLLCLITAGIDLSVGANATFCACICGMLVKGGMTNSLVLIVIAIVAGTLIGLINGLLLTRLHLPHPFVSTLGMKNFLWGASLLVVSSQMVSGFPDGVMALGSATIGGFPVSFIIVVVIYVIMHILLTRTSLGRSIYCAGGNMEATRLSGINAPNVLTFCYALSGFMAALAGIVSIGRSGICNGANAIQPYDTDAIAACVIGGASFMGGKGTMIGTMIGALIIATLRNGFTLLSIDSAVQNMVLGLVIIGAVLLDVTRESMAVKARRKEAAAKAK; encoded by the coding sequence ATGACTAAGACAAAGAAAAAATCCAATGGCAATTCGTTCCTTGGTACACTGGCGGCGCTGATTATTCTGTGTGTGGTATTAACCATTGTCAGTGATAAGTTTTTGACGTATAATAACTTAATGTCAGTTTTAAAGCAGACGACGTTTACCGCGCTGCTGTCCACCGGTATGCTGCTGTGCTTGATTACCGCAGGTATTGACCTGTCGGTTGGTGCAAATGCGACATTCTGTGCTTGTATCTGTGGCATGCTCGTCAAGGGCGGCATGACCAACTCGCTCGTCCTCATCGTCATTGCGATTGTAGCCGGCACCCTGATCGGTCTGATTAACGGCTTGCTGCTGACACGTCTGCACCTGCCGCATCCGTTCGTATCTACGTTGGGCATGAAGAACTTCCTGTGGGGCGCATCGCTTCTGGTTGTATCTTCTCAGATGGTATCCGGCTTCCCGGACGGTGTCATGGCACTGGGTTCTGCGACAATTGGCGGTTTCCCAGTCAGCTTTATCATTGTTGTAGTTATTTACGTCATCATGCACATCCTGCTGACCCGCACTTCTCTGGGCCGTTCCATTTACTGTGCAGGCGGCAACATGGAAGCAACCCGTTTGTCCGGCATCAATGCACCGAACGTGCTGACCTTCTGCTATGCGCTGTCCGGTTTTATGGCAGCTCTGGCAGGCATCGTATCCATCGGCCGTTCCGGTATCTGCAACGGTGCCAATGCCATTCAGCCGTATGATACCGACGCAATCGCAGCGTGTGTTATCGGCGGCGCATCGTTCATGGGCGGCAAGGGCACGATGATCGGCACCATGATCGGCGCGCTGATTATCGCAACCCTGCGCAACGGCTTCACCCTGCTGTCTATCGACTCCGCAGTACAGAACATGGTGCTCGGTCTCGTTATCATCGGCGCAGTTCTCCTTGATGTCACCCGTGAGTCTATGGCTGTTAAGGCTCGCCGCAAGGAAGCTGCTGCAAAGGCAAAGTAA
- a CDS encoding AraC family transcriptional regulator produces MKIVDKGVLDASFMDFSTPSEFARSALYYCPQFGHFYCKQGYDIQREYLELYLLMYICSGTMTIEVNGKSVTAGSNQIVLIDCYQKHRYYCNGDTEFLWFHFNGSSCASYVKYLINQNGMVYVGEDFWRLKQVFLRIISEAQSNVGNEHRISLYVNQILCRMADSKQQVSAMNDLLLPALEHIRTKYTHPISLDDLADLCSISKPHLIRCFKKYLNCTPHEYLLSYRLKQSKQMLIGSQNTVEQIAELCGFNSASHFTRAFRGATGITPSEFRRLQF; encoded by the coding sequence ATGAAAATTGTTGATAAGGGCGTATTAGATGCCTCGTTTATGGACTTTTCCACACCATCGGAATTTGCACGCTCCGCACTGTATTATTGTCCGCAGTTTGGACATTTTTATTGCAAGCAAGGGTATGATATACAAAGAGAATATTTAGAACTTTATCTGCTCATGTATATTTGCAGCGGAACCATGACGATAGAAGTGAATGGCAAAAGCGTGACAGCGGGCAGCAATCAGATTGTGCTCATTGACTGTTATCAGAAGCATCGATATTATTGCAATGGAGACACGGAATTTTTGTGGTTTCACTTTAACGGCAGCAGCTGTGCATCGTATGTCAAGTATCTAATCAATCAAAATGGCATGGTGTATGTGGGCGAGGACTTTTGGCGGCTCAAGCAGGTGTTTTTGCGCATTATTTCCGAAGCGCAGTCCAATGTCGGCAATGAGCACCGCATTTCGCTGTACGTCAATCAGATTCTGTGCCGCATGGCGGACAGCAAACAGCAGGTCAGTGCGATGAATGATTTGCTGCTTCCTGCTTTGGAGCATATCCGCACGAAATATACCCATCCGATTAGCTTGGATGATCTCGCTGATTTGTGCAGCATCAGCAAGCCGCATTTGATTCGTTGTTTTAAGAAATATTTAAACTGTACCCCGCACGAATATTTGCTGTCGTATCGACTCAAACAGTCCAAACAGATGCTGATTGGTTCGCAAAACACGGTGGAACAGATTGCGGAGCTGTGCGGATTTAACAGTGCGTCGCATTTTACGCGTGCTTTTCGCGGCGCAACCGGCATTACGCCGTCGGAATTTCGCAGATTACAGTTCTGA
- a CDS encoding hydrolase, with protein MRLKKETTMVLAVDYQEKLMPAMHNKDAFIPRTCLLLKGLKALDIPMIASEQYPKGLGSTVPEIKEVLGTVPYLPKTTFSCMDDAGLHAAVEAAACDTVLLCGAELHICVLQTAMDLIDMGKKVVIVEDCVGSRTAHDMEIGLIRAQQEGVLMTTAEAVLFELQKNASGPVFKTISKLVK; from the coding sequence ATGAGACTGAAAAAAGAAACAACGATGGTTCTCGCTGTCGACTATCAGGAAAAACTGATGCCGGCTATGCACAACAAAGATGCCTTTATTCCGCGCACCTGTCTGCTGCTCAAGGGATTAAAAGCACTGGACATTCCGATGATTGCCTCGGAGCAGTATCCGAAGGGATTGGGCTCGACAGTGCCGGAAATCAAGGAAGTGCTGGGCACCGTGCCGTATCTGCCAAAGACCACATTCAGCTGCATGGATGATGCCGGTCTGCACGCCGCTGTGGAAGCAGCTGCTTGTGATACCGTGCTGCTGTGCGGCGCAGAGCTGCACATCTGCGTGCTGCAGACGGCAATGGATTTGATTGACATGGGCAAGAAGGTTGTCATCGTGGAGGACTGCGTTGGCTCCCGCACGGCGCATGATATGGAAATCGGTTTGATTCGCGCGCAGCAGGAAGGCGTTCTAATGACAACGGCGGAGGCTGTTTTGTTTGAGCTGCAAAAGAATGCATCCGGTCCGGTGTTCAAAACGATTTCCAAGCTGGTCAAGTAA
- a CDS encoding helix-turn-helix transcriptional regulator, producing MRDWLVELRKSKGLTQEVTAQKAHIARSYYTRIELGDYRLPVGTAMRIAEALDFDWVRFYETPADSK from the coding sequence ATGCGTGACTGGTTAGTTGAACTTAGAAAAAGCAAGGGCCTGACTCAGGAAGTAACGGCTCAGAAGGCACATATTGCTCGTAGCTATTATACTCGCATCGAGCTGGGCGATTATCGTCTGCCGGTTGGCACGGCGATGCGCATCGCAGAAGCACTGGATTTTGACTGGGTTCGTTTCTACGAAACACCGGCTGATTCTAAGTAA
- a CDS encoding cofactor-independent phosphoglycerate mutase: protein MKYLIVLGDGMADEPLERLRGKTPLAAAHTPMLDALARKSEIGTVQTVPNGVPVGSDTANLSILGYPPERYYTGRAPLEALGLGVHMNKNDIVLRANLVTLRTEAAAFSQCVLLDHSANEISTDEAAILMDVIRGEFENSDISFHTGTGYRHLLCWHNGVLPVLAQPHDHLGEPIGAYLPQQPLLRELMYKSHVILDRHPVNQARQARGLHKANGLWFWGAGTPVQLPPFREQTGKRGVMVSATDLLHGIAAGIGLESVPVSGADGSLHTNFTGKAMAAVQALQEGADFAFVHLEAPDEMGHQGDAQRKMQAISSIDQQVIATVFRELDAAGEAFRLLVLPDHATPVRCRTHTRTPVPYLLYDSTRTEQHARQQYNEAQAQYGRYFPTGSALLAHFLQK from the coding sequence TTGAAATACCTGATTGTTCTCGGAGATGGCATGGCGGATGAACCGCTGGAACGCCTGCGCGGAAAGACACCGCTTGCCGCTGCACACACACCGATGCTGGATGCCTTGGCACGAAAATCAGAAATTGGAACCGTGCAGACAGTGCCGAACGGCGTGCCGGTTGGCAGTGATACAGCCAATCTTTCTATTTTGGGCTATCCGCCGGAACGCTATTATACAGGGAGAGCCCCGCTGGAAGCGCTGGGATTGGGCGTGCATATGAATAAAAATGATATTGTGCTGCGCGCAAATCTGGTGACGCTGAGGACGGAAGCAGCGGCGTTTTCGCAGTGTGTTCTGCTGGATCACAGTGCGAATGAAATCTCGACAGACGAGGCAGCAATTTTGATGGATGTTATCCGGGGCGAATTTGAAAATTCTGATATTTCGTTCCATACCGGAACGGGATATCGGCATTTGCTGTGCTGGCACAACGGAGTGCTGCCTGTGCTTGCACAGCCGCATGATCATTTGGGAGAACCAATCGGGGCGTATTTGCCGCAGCAGCCGTTGCTGCGCGAGCTGATGTACAAAAGTCATGTGATTTTGGACAGACACCCTGTCAATCAAGCGCGGCAGGCACGCGGCTTACATAAGGCGAACGGTCTTTGGTTTTGGGGCGCCGGCACACCGGTGCAGCTGCCGCCGTTTCGAGAGCAGACCGGAAAACGCGGTGTGATGGTCTCTGCGACAGATCTGCTGCACGGCATCGCCGCCGGCATTGGTCTGGAATCGGTACCTGTTTCCGGTGCGGATGGATCGCTGCACACCAATTTTACCGGAAAAGCGATGGCGGCTGTACAGGCACTGCAGGAGGGGGCAGATTTTGCGTTTGTGCATCTGGAAGCACCGGACGAGATGGGACATCAAGGTGACGCACAGCGCAAAATGCAGGCAATCTCGTCCATTGACCAGCAAGTGATTGCAACGGTTTTTCGCGAGCTGGATGCGGCGGGAGAGGCGTTTCGCCTGCTTGTCTTGCCGGATCACGCGACACCGGTGCGGTGCCGCACGCACACGCGCACGCCGGTTCCGTATTTGCTGTACGACAGCACAAGAACAGAACAGCATGCGCGGCAGCAATACAACGAAGCGCAGGCACAATACGGCAGATACTTTCCCACGGGAAGCGCGCTGCTGGCACATTTTTTACAGAAATAA
- the tagD gene encoding glycerol-3-phosphate cytidylyltransferase — translation MKRVITYGTFDLLHYGHINLLRRAKALGDYLIVAVSTDEFNWNEKGKKCYFSYEERKQLVEAIRYVDLVIPEENWDQKRSDVHEYHVDTFVIGDDWKGKFDFLEEEGCEVVYLPRTPEISSTKIKTELNKK, via the coding sequence ATGAAGCGTGTTATTACCTACGGAACCTTCGATCTGCTCCACTACGGACATATCAATCTGCTCCGCCGTGCCAAGGCGCTGGGCGATTATCTGATTGTGGCAGTATCCACGGATGAGTTTAACTGGAATGAAAAGGGAAAAAAATGCTATTTTTCCTATGAAGAACGCAAACAGCTGGTAGAAGCCATTCGCTATGTCGATTTGGTTATTCCGGAAGAAAACTGGGATCAGAAGCGGTCTGACGTTCACGAATACCATGTCGATACCTTTGTCATCGGCGATGACTGGAAGGGTAAATTTGATTTTCTCGAGGAAGAAGGCTGCGAGGTCGTTTATCTGCCGAGAACGCCGGAAATTTCCAGCACAAAAATCAAAACCGAACTCAACAAGAAGTAA
- a CDS encoding phage holin, which yields MRKQTISSDTIARTIVLVLALVNQILAIEGKSAISFANSDIYQLVSLCWTIGASIAAWWKNNSFTCLACEADEWRKCRQQDRNQQADDAEKKG from the coding sequence GTGCGCAAACAGACCATCAGCTCGGATACCATCGCCCGCACGATTGTTCTTGTGCTGGCACTTGTCAATCAAATTTTAGCCATTGAGGGAAAATCCGCGATTTCTTTCGCAAATAGTGATATTTATCAGCTTGTCTCTCTTTGCTGGACCATCGGTGCGTCTATCGCCGCTTGGTGGAAAAACAACAGTTTCACCTGTCTTGCCTGTGAAGCGGACGAATGGCGCAAATGCCGGCAGCAAGACCGAAATCAACAGGCAGATGACGCGGAAAAGAAAGGGTGA
- a CDS encoding amidohydrolase family protein has protein sequence MKIIDAHMHFSKAIPSFAPMAERVGHLYTEEHLQAEFARLNIERAVVMGNGSIRPECHQYPDFLRYCIGLDNKVMEALPDAHILDLLEQNLQRESCVGIKLYPGYNHVYVGDARFFPLYELAAQYDKPVAIHTGSTANGMGFLKYCHPLTVDEAAAQFPKTRFVMCHFGNPWLPDAAAVLEKNANVFADLSGLLEGLFDLDELFEENSGYFSLLRTWLGYAGGYEKVIYGTDWPLVNMEQYIHFMQCLIPEKHHEKVFYQTAKHVYHL, from the coding sequence ATGAAAATTATCGACGCACACATGCATTTCAGCAAGGCAATTCCGAGCTTTGCACCGATGGCCGAACGAGTCGGTCATTTGTACACGGAGGAGCATTTACAGGCAGAATTTGCCCGTTTAAATATCGAACGCGCCGTTGTCATGGGCAACGGCAGCATTCGTCCGGAATGCCATCAGTATCCGGACTTTCTGCGCTACTGCATTGGATTGGACAACAAAGTGATGGAAGCCCTGCCGGACGCACACATTCTTGACCTGCTGGAACAGAATCTACAACGCGAAAGCTGTGTCGGCATCAAGCTGTATCCCGGTTACAACCACGTATATGTCGGAGATGCGCGCTTTTTCCCGTTGTATGAGTTGGCGGCGCAATATGACAAACCGGTTGCCATCCACACCGGCTCGACCGCCAACGGCATGGGATTTTTAAAGTACTGTCATCCGCTCACTGTCGATGAAGCCGCCGCACAGTTTCCCAAGACGCGGTTTGTCATGTGCCACTTCGGCAATCCATGGCTGCCGGACGCCGCCGCTGTGCTGGAGAAAAATGCCAATGTCTTTGCCGATTTGTCCGGTTTGCTTGAAGGATTGTTTGATTTGGATGAACTGTTTGAAGAAAACAGCGGATATTTTTCTCTGCTCCGCACGTGGCTGGGCTATGCAGGTGGATATGAAAAGGTCATATACGGCACTGACTGGCCGCTCGTCAACATGGAACAGTATATTCACTTCATGCAGTGCTTGATTCCAGAAAAGCATCATGAGAAGGTCTTTTATCAGACCGCCAAACACGTATATCACCTGTAA
- a CDS encoding Crp/Fnr family transcriptional regulator encodes MALTAKQESKFLESSLFVGCEKDSLRGLAQIVMPHSLFKGEVLRVTREQEAVGFLLSGKLEICNLYGVLYYNICPGECVGMEDLFSEVTPVVECCVRAKTNSMLTFLTHQQMRELLQENRQIRENYLTMLANQVHHSLNRLQQFTAPTPSIALGMYLLQHETEGLVRLTDGFAGLARRLNISRATLYRSMAELEQMQIISHFEKTIAVLDVQRLYGYVQSQSDIPSILE; translated from the coding sequence ATGGCGCTGACGGCAAAACAGGAGAGCAAATTTTTGGAATCCAGCTTGTTTGTCGGCTGTGAGAAAGACAGCCTTCGTGGGCTGGCGCAGATTGTAATGCCGCACAGTTTGTTCAAGGGCGAGGTGCTCCGCGTGACGCGGGAACAAGAGGCGGTAGGCTTTTTGCTGTCCGGAAAACTTGAAATCTGCAATTTGTACGGTGTCCTGTATTACAATATATGCCCCGGCGAGTGCGTTGGCATGGAAGATTTGTTTTCGGAAGTTACACCTGTCGTGGAGTGCTGTGTTCGCGCAAAGACAAACAGCATGCTGACCTTCCTGACACACCAGCAGATGCGGGAACTGCTCCAAGAAAACAGACAGATTCGAGAAAATTATCTGACGATGCTGGCAAATCAGGTGCACCATTCGCTCAATCGGCTGCAGCAGTTTACGGCACCGACGCCGAGCATTGCACTTGGCATGTATTTGCTGCAGCATGAGACAGAGGGACTGGTACGGCTGACAGACGGCTTTGCGGGACTTGCCCGCAGACTCAATATCAGCCGTGCGACGCTGTATCGCTCGATGGCAGAGCTGGAACAGATGCAGATAATTTCTCATTTTGAAAAAACGATTGCCGTCTTGGATGTTCAGCGATTGTACGGGTATGTGCAGTCGCAGTCGGATATTCCGTCTATTTTGGAATGA
- the spoIVA gene encoding stage IV sporulation protein A: MERQKLYEDISRRTGGTIYIGVVGPVRAGKSTLIKRFMETLVLPGIDNVYRRERAKDELPQSGSGRTIMTAEPKFVPEEAAEIALDDDGTCKIRLVDCVGYLIDGALGQTEEDTPRMVSTPWSDTPIPMAQAAELGTRKVIADHSTIGLVVTTDGTVTDFPREAYLDAEDRVIRELKSLHKPFLVLVNSMQPQGAEAQHICQQISDSYDVTAIAADCMNIDAEEMGAVLKAVLYEFPVREVGIVLPPWVNTLPAGHRVKESVYDGIRTQAQRIGRMRDMKACAQALAQTDYVSDAQVVSMELGTGSVQLEMRIPQEIFYQIAGEQSGLPIRGEADLIPLLTKLAAIQKEYQRFDGALQQVQQTGYGIVMPTIDELKLDEPEIVRQGGRYGVRLTASAPSIHMIRADIQTEVSPIVGSEKQSADLVAYLMSEFNGEPERIWQTNIFGKSLNELVSEGMNTKLARMPEDARSKLQETLERIINEGSGGLICIIL, from the coding sequence ATGGAACGTCAAAAACTATACGAAGATATCAGCCGCCGTACCGGCGGCACCATTTATATCGGCGTCGTCGGGCCGGTTCGAGCCGGAAAATCCACCCTTATCAAGCGATTTATGGAAACGCTGGTCTTGCCCGGCATCGACAACGTGTATCGGCGCGAACGCGCCAAAGATGAATTGCCGCAATCAGGTTCCGGCCGAACCATCATGACCGCGGAGCCGAAATTTGTGCCGGAAGAAGCCGCAGAAATTGCGCTGGACGATGATGGGACATGCAAGATTCGACTGGTGGACTGCGTCGGCTATCTCATTGACGGCGCACTCGGGCAGACTGAAGAGGACACGCCGCGCATGGTCTCGACACCATGGAGCGACACCCCCATTCCCATGGCGCAGGCTGCCGAGTTGGGCACGCGAAAGGTCATTGCCGACCACTCCACCATTGGTCTTGTCGTGACAACCGACGGTACTGTAACGGATTTTCCGCGCGAAGCGTATCTGGACGCGGAGGATCGCGTGATTCGCGAGCTGAAAAGCCTGCACAAACCATTTCTCGTTCTGGTCAATTCGATGCAGCCGCAGGGCGCGGAAGCGCAGCATATTTGTCAGCAAATTTCCGATTCCTACGACGTCACCGCCATTGCCGCGGACTGCATGAACATCGATGCCGAGGAAATGGGCGCCGTGCTCAAGGCTGTGCTGTACGAATTTCCCGTGCGGGAGGTTGGCATTGTGCTGCCGCCGTGGGTCAACACGCTCCCAGCCGGTCATCGCGTCAAAGAGTCCGTTTACGACGGCATCCGCACGCAGGCACAGCGCATCGGCCGCATGCGGGACATGAAAGCGTGTGCACAGGCACTCGCGCAGACAGACTATGTGTCCGATGCGCAGGTTGTCTCGATGGAGCTGGGTACCGGCAGCGTCCAGCTGGAAATGCGCATCCCGCAGGAAATTTTTTATCAAATCGCAGGTGAACAGTCGGGACTGCCCATCCGTGGAGAGGCGGATCTCATTCCCCTGCTCACCAAGCTTGCCGCCATCCAAAAGGAATATCAGCGATTTGACGGCGCGCTGCAGCAGGTGCAGCAGACCGGTTACGGCATCGTCATGCCGACCATCGACGAACTCAAGCTGGATGAGCCGGAAATTGTGCGGCAGGGCGGCCGATACGGCGTGCGCTTAACCGCTTCCGCGCCCTCCATTCACATGATTCGCGCAGACATTCAAACCGAGGTTTCTCCCATTGTCGGTTCGGAAAAACAGTCCGCGGATCTTGTCGCTTATCTGATGTCAGAGTTTAACGGAGAGCCGGAACGCATTTGGCAGACCAATATTTTTGGCAAATCACTCAATGAGCTGGTCAGCGAAGGCATGAACACCAAGCTCGCCCGCATGCCGGAGGACGCCCGCAGCAAGCTGCAGGAAACACTGGAGCGCATCATCAACGAGGGCTCCGGCGGCTTAATTTGTATTATTCTATAG
- a CDS encoding SPOCS domain-containing protein → MEPKKSTFDISRLLLDTVNTYEETADAIVPDTFPDLMRIAAVFGTPQLKDDVPQSGRVFLSGSIRMTVFYVPEGGGLRKLDIPVSFAHIEEAQDINEHCQLFASCQVVSADARIMNSRKLSVTATLCISCQVFCPESLTLTTAFDDADECLEILSASHLVTLPVCACRKEFTLMDDVNLADFSRYSSIAVPRAELRLSDCRLMNEKAIIKGDAVLHLLAETTDGLLENADCVLSFTQIVEAEGMKDDAQLSVRFAVRHLDAELRDDGLISVGLGVSVLLTAFETLTLQTIEDVYHLQHPVQIESRSIPLSSCQLLPELGCEASETLSVGMKIAQIADVTAVTDRLMQESSPLCLRMMVCVLYRAEDGCYYSIHRAVQMPLDVPAAPETVRLQALQCRASAAVSGEDSIVLSLSGRCSVLAQESLTIRDLTTLTVDTEVCSPTVPVSVILRYMDAGERLWDIAKSYRTTVDAIRQANQLTEDVTNTQAQMLLIPVR, encoded by the coding sequence ATGGAACCGAAAAAAAGCACATTTGATATCAGCCGTCTGCTGCTGGACACCGTAAATACCTATGAAGAAACGGCGGATGCAATTGTTCCGGACACGTTTCCCGATCTTATGCGCATCGCCGCCGTGTTCGGAACCCCGCAGCTCAAAGACGATGTGCCGCAGTCTGGGCGCGTTTTTTTATCCGGCAGCATTCGCATGACGGTCTTTTATGTTCCGGAGGGCGGCGGCTTGCGAAAGCTGGACATCCCAGTCAGCTTTGCGCACATCGAAGAAGCGCAGGACATCAACGAGCACTGTCAATTGTTTGCCTCCTGTCAGGTTGTGTCCGCTGATGCACGCATTATGAATTCGCGCAAATTGTCAGTGACGGCAACGCTGTGCATCTCCTGTCAGGTCTTTTGTCCGGAATCACTGACATTGACAACCGCATTTGATGATGCAGACGAATGTTTAGAAATCTTGTCTGCATCGCACCTCGTGACGCTTCCGGTCTGCGCCTGCCGCAAAGAGTTTACCCTGATGGATGATGTCAATCTTGCGGATTTTTCTCGATACAGCAGCATCGCCGTTCCGCGCGCCGAGCTGCGACTTTCCGATTGCCGGCTGATGAACGAGAAGGCAATCATCAAGGGAGATGCCGTCCTACATCTGCTTGCGGAGACAACCGATGGTTTATTGGAAAACGCAGACTGCGTGCTGTCATTCACACAGATTGTAGAGGCAGAGGGCATGAAAGACGACGCACAGCTCTCGGTGCGCTTTGCCGTGCGCCATCTGGACGCAGAACTGCGCGATGACGGTCTCATTAGCGTCGGTCTCGGCGTCTCGGTGCTGCTCACGGCCTTTGAAACGCTGACCTTGCAGACCATCGAAGATGTCTATCATTTGCAGCATCCGGTGCAGATAGAAAGCCGTTCCATTCCGCTTTCCTCCTGCCAGCTGCTGCCAGAGCTGGGGTGTGAAGCCTCCGAAACGCTTTCGGTCGGCATGAAAATAGCGCAAATAGCCGATGTCACAGCGGTCACCGACCGCCTGATGCAGGAATCTTCTCCGCTCTGTCTGCGCATGATGGTATGTGTGCTGTACCGCGCCGAAGATGGCTGTTATTATTCGATTCACCGCGCGGTGCAAATGCCGCTAGATGTGCCGGCAGCACCGGAAACCGTGCGCCTGCAAGCACTGCAATGCCGCGCTTCCGCCGCTGTCAGCGGGGAGGATTCCATCGTATTGTCTCTGAGCGGCCGCTGTTCTGTCTTGGCTCAGGAATCTCTGACCATCCGCGATTTGACCACGCTGACCGTTGACACAGAAGTATGCAGCCCGACCGTGCCAGTGTCTGTGATTTTGCGTTATATGGATGCCGGAGAACGGCTCTGGGACATCGCCAAGAGCTACCGCACAACCGTAGATGCCATCCGGCAAGCCAATCAGCTGACCGAGGATGTCACGAACACACAGGCACAAATGCTGCTCATTCCGGTCCGATAA
- a CDS encoding HAD family hydrolase: protein MQRFAVIFDFNGTMLFDTPLQYQAWNMLAEKTLGRSIGIDRFLRTANGRSSAETVDIFWGNSLTTDEKQALILDKRQAYKRLCLTHPELFHLADGIPEVLDLLKKHNIPFTIATSSNPASVDFYYEKLELNRWFRREDIVCTDGSFRGKPAPDIYCAAAKALHMNPENCIVIEDAVAGAYAARGAGIGYIVIIDPEDSGLIWVGEQVDCVIQEHEQLYEMLCQRMQEKKTNLS from the coding sequence ATGCAGCGATTTGCAGTGATTTTTGACTTCAATGGAACAATGTTATTTGATACACCTCTGCAATATCAGGCGTGGAATATGCTGGCGGAAAAGACCTTGGGGCGAAGCATTGGCATTGACCGGTTTTTGCGCACAGCAAACGGAAGATCCAGTGCAGAAACCGTAGATATTTTTTGGGGCAATTCTCTGACGACAGATGAGAAGCAAGCATTGATTTTGGACAAGAGACAAGCGTATAAGCGTCTGTGTCTGACGCATCCGGAGCTGTTTCATCTGGCGGACGGCATTCCGGAGGTTTTGGATTTGCTCAAAAAGCACAACATTCCCTTTACCATTGCGACGTCATCCAATCCGGCGAGTGTGGATTTTTATTATGAAAAGCTCGAGCTGAATCGTTGGTTCCGTCGAGAAGATATCGTCTGTACGGACGGCAGTTTTCGCGGAAAACCGGCACCGGATATTTATTGTGCGGCGGCGAAGGCTCTGCATATGAATCCGGAGAATTGTATTGTGATTGAGGATGCCGTGGCGGGTGCCTATGCGGCGCGCGGCGCGGGCATTGGATATATTGTGATCATTGATCCGGAAGATTCCGGCCTGATTTGGGTCGGAGAACAGGTCGATTGTGTCATTCAGGAGCATGAACAGCTGTATGAGATGCTGTGCCAGCGAATGCAGGAAAAAAAGACGAATCTCTCGTGA